Proteins encoded together in one Salarchaeum sp. JOR-1 window:
- a CDS encoding DNA topoisomerase I yields MELIITEKNNAARRIADILSDGGASTERDAGVNVYKWGGKRCVGLSGHVVGVDFPEEYSDWRDVEPAELVHADVTKTATKEDIVTVLQRLAERADDVVIATDYDREGELIGKEAYELVREVNEDAPIKRVRFSSITENEVKTAFADPADLDFDLAAAGEARQTIDLVWGAALTRFLSLSARQTGGDFISVGRVQTPTLKLIVDKEREIEAFEPDDYWELFADLAKDDTAFEAQYFYLDEDGNEAERVWNESDAEDAFDVLRDAASAVVESVNRRTRTDDPPAPFNTTQYIRAASSLGYAAGRAMSIAEDLYTAGYITYPRTDNTVYPDDLDPAELLDTLSANPHFGDDAEALLDADDITPTEGDEETTDHPPIHPTEDVPARGDLSEDEWEVYELVVRRFFATVADPARWEHLRVVADCESVSLKANGRRLLEEGYHAVYPYFGTDENHVPAVEEGDTLAVTDARIEAKQTQPPRRYGQSRLIETMESLGVGTKSTRHNTIEKLYDRGYIEDDPPKPTRLAMAVVEAAEEYADMLVSEEMTAELEADMAAIASGEKTYDEVTQESRDLLDRIFDSLGESREEVGEHLRESLKADKTLGPCPDCGETLLVRKSRQGSFFVGCDGYPDCEFTLPLPDTGEPVVLDAECDDHGLHEVKMLAGRNTFVHGCPLCRAEEADDAEEPVLGPCPECGTEHGGELRIKTLRNGNRLVGCSRYPDCEYSLPLPRHGDIEITDEACDEHGLPKLVVHDEGEEPWDLGCPICNFAEYQERQQSRGLEALDGVGAKTAEKLEAAGVSSVGDLADVEPEALADEVDGVSADRVREWQAKAD; encoded by the coding sequence GTGGAACTCATCATCACCGAGAAGAACAACGCGGCCCGCCGCATCGCCGACATCCTGAGCGACGGCGGCGCGTCGACGGAGCGCGACGCCGGCGTGAACGTCTACAAGTGGGGCGGAAAGCGCTGCGTCGGCCTCTCGGGGCACGTCGTCGGCGTGGACTTCCCCGAGGAGTACTCGGACTGGCGGGACGTGGAACCCGCCGAACTCGTGCACGCGGACGTGACGAAGACCGCGACGAAGGAGGACATCGTGACTGTCCTCCAGCGGCTCGCGGAGCGCGCGGACGACGTGGTTATCGCGACGGACTACGACCGCGAGGGCGAACTCATCGGGAAGGAGGCCTACGAACTCGTCCGCGAGGTGAACGAGGACGCGCCGATCAAGCGCGTTCGCTTTTCGTCCATCACGGAGAACGAGGTGAAGACGGCGTTCGCCGACCCCGCCGACCTCGACTTCGACCTCGCCGCCGCCGGCGAGGCCCGCCAGACGATCGACCTTGTCTGGGGCGCGGCGCTCACGCGCTTCCTCTCGCTCTCCGCCCGCCAGACCGGCGGCGACTTCATCTCGGTTGGGAGGGTGCAGACGCCGACGCTCAAGCTCATCGTGGACAAGGAACGGGAGATAGAGGCGTTCGAGCCGGACGACTACTGGGAGCTGTTCGCCGACCTCGCGAAGGACGACACGGCGTTCGAGGCGCAGTACTTCTACCTCGACGAGGACGGCAACGAGGCCGAGCGCGTCTGGAACGAGAGCGACGCGGAGGACGCGTTCGACGTGCTGCGGGACGCGGCGAGCGCGGTGGTCGAGTCGGTGAACCGGCGGACGCGGACGGACGACCCGCCGGCGCCGTTCAACACGACCCAGTACATCCGCGCGGCGAGCAGTCTCGGGTACGCCGCGGGGCGCGCGATGAGCATCGCGGAAGACCTCTACACCGCGGGCTACATCACGTATCCCCGTACTGATAACACGGTCTATCCGGACGACCTCGACCCCGCGGAACTGCTGGACACGCTCTCCGCGAACCCCCACTTCGGGGACGACGCCGAGGCGCTGCTGGACGCGGACGACATCACGCCGACGGAGGGCGACGAGGAGACGACGGACCACCCGCCTATCCATCCGACCGAGGACGTGCCCGCACGCGGCGACCTCTCGGAGGACGAGTGGGAGGTGTACGAACTCGTCGTCCGGCGGTTCTTCGCGACGGTCGCCGACCCGGCGCGCTGGGAGCACCTGCGCGTCGTCGCGGACTGTGAGAGCGTGAGCCTGAAGGCGAACGGCCGCCGTCTCCTGGAGGAGGGCTACCACGCCGTCTACCCGTACTTCGGCACGGACGAGAACCACGTGCCTGCCGTCGAGGAGGGCGATACGCTCGCGGTGACGGACGCCCGCATCGAGGCGAAGCAGACCCAGCCGCCCAGGCGGTACGGTCAGTCCCGACTCATCGAGACGATGGAGTCTCTGGGGGTCGGGACGAAAAGCACACGCCACAACACCATCGAGAAGCTCTACGATAGGGGGTACATCGAGGACGACCCGCCGAAGCCCACGCGGTTGGCGATGGCGGTCGTCGAGGCGGCCGAGGAGTACGCGGACATGCTCGTCTCCGAGGAGATGACGGCCGAACTCGAAGCCGACATGGCCGCTATCGCGTCCGGCGAGAAGACCTACGACGAGGTCACGCAGGAGTCTCGCGACCTCCTCGACCGCATCTTCGACTCGCTCGGGGAATCCAGAGAGGAGGTCGGCGAACACCTCCGGGAGTCCCTCAAAGCCGACAAGACGCTCGGGCCGTGCCCCGACTGCGGGGAGACGCTCCTCGTTCGGAAGAGCCGGCAGGGCTCGTTCTTCGTCGGTTGTGACGGCTATCCGGACTGCGAGTTCACGCTCCCGCTCCCGGACACGGGCGAACCGGTCGTCCTCGACGCCGAGTGCGACGACCACGGCCTGCACGAGGTGAAGATGCTCGCCGGCCGGAACACGTTCGTTCACGGCTGCCCGCTCTGCCGCGCCGAGGAAGCCGACGACGCCGAGGAACCCGTTCTCGGGCCGTGTCCGGAGTGCGGTACGGAACACGGCGGCGAACTCCGCATCAAGACGCTGCGGAACGGGAACCGGCTGGTGGGGTGTTCGCGGTATCCGGACTGCGAGTACTCGCTCCCGCTGCCGCGGCACGGCGACATCGAGATCACGGACGAGGCGTGCGACGAGCACGGCCTCCCGAAGCTCGTCGTGCACGACGAGGGCGAGGAGCCGTGGGACCTCGGCTGTCCCATCTGTAACTTCGCGGAGTACCAGGAGCGCCAGCAGTCCCGCGGGCTGGAGGCGCTCGACGGCGTGGGCGCGAAGACCGCGGAGAAGCTGGAGGCGGCGGGCGTGTCGTCCGTCGGCGACCTCGCGGACGTGGAACCAGAAGCGCTCGCCGACGAGGTGGACGGCGTGTCGGCCGACCGCGTCCGGGAGTG
- a CDS encoding nitroreductase family protein codes for MQEVEAERSLREAVAANRTPTRDVDPLFVNRWSGYAMTGEPVPEEDYLPVFEAARWAPSSRNTQPWRFAYADRRDDEWETFVSLPNDWNRQWAANAAALVVLFSETTDEKGRDLASHSFDAGAAWENLALEATRRGLVAHPMGGFDHDAAAEKLNAPDDYDAEVMIAIGEPAPTETLPEDIQDGDEPNGRKPLDEIVTRGGF; via the coding sequence ATGCAGGAAGTGGAAGCCGAGCGGTCGCTCCGCGAGGCGGTCGCGGCGAACCGCACGCCGACGCGCGACGTGGATCCGCTGTTCGTGAACCGCTGGTCGGGGTACGCGATGACCGGTGAGCCAGTACCCGAGGAGGACTACCTGCCGGTGTTCGAGGCGGCGCGCTGGGCGCCGTCGTCGCGGAACACGCAGCCGTGGCGGTTCGCGTACGCCGACCGCCGCGACGACGAGTGGGAGACGTTCGTCTCGCTTCCGAACGACTGGAACCGCCAGTGGGCGGCAAACGCGGCCGCGCTCGTCGTGTTGTTCTCCGAGACGACCGACGAGAAGGGACGCGACCTCGCTTCGCACTCGTTCGACGCGGGCGCGGCGTGGGAGAACCTCGCGCTCGAAGCGACCCGCCGCGGCCTCGTCGCCCACCCGATGGGCGGCTTCGACCACGATGCCGCCGCGGAGAAACTGAACGCGCCCGACGACTACGACGCCGAGGTGATGATCGCAATCGGCGAACCCGCGCCGACCGAGACGCTCCCCGAGGACATCCAGGACGGCGACGAGCCGAACGGTCGGAAGCCCCTCGACGAAATCGTCACCCGCGGCGGATTCTAG
- a CDS encoding GNAT family N-acetyltransferase yields MSEYVLCEELPTPERFCELREAAGMAPRTVADARDGLPNSLYGVTMMHEPSGETVGMARIVGDGATVFHVCDMAVHPDHQRRGLGSRLMDAVVEYVDEHASETASVNLLADVDGFYERWGFERTAPETTGMYRREYPRIRRG; encoded by the coding sequence ATGAGCGAGTACGTATTGTGCGAGGAACTTCCGACGCCGGAGCGCTTCTGCGAACTCCGCGAGGCCGCCGGGATGGCTCCGAGAACCGTCGCGGACGCCCGCGACGGCCTGCCGAACAGCCTGTACGGCGTTACGATGATGCACGAACCCAGCGGGGAGACGGTGGGGATGGCGCGAATCGTCGGCGATGGTGCGACTGTCTTTCACGTCTGCGACATGGCCGTCCACCCCGACCACCAGCGTCGCGGCTTGGGTTCGCGATTGATGGACGCGGTCGTCGAGTACGTGGACGAACACGCGTCTGAGACGGCGTCCGTGAACCTCCTCGCGGACGTGGACGGCTTCTACGAACGCTGGGGGTTCGAGCGCACCGCGCCCGAGACGACGGGGATGTATCGACGCGAGTACCCTAGAATCCGCCGCGGGTGA
- the gatB gene encoding Asp-tRNA(Asn)/Glu-tRNA(Gln) amidotransferase subunit GatB — translation MSTQAAETDLQSVIGLEVHVQLETDTKIFCSCSTDTADAEPNTHTCPVCLGLPGALPVLNEAAVESAVRLGKALHSDIPERTRFHRKNYFYPDLPKGFQITQYDAPICDGGELEISHEDSRRTIELERAHLEEDPGSLQHVGGSIETADYTKVDYNRAGTPLMEIVTKPDFREPGEARAFLAKLEEVLEYLGIYDSGWDGSLRVDANISMMESAEFDDEGRPSEEALAAANRTEVKNISSHRGAESALSYEIARQRNLLKRGRAVEQETRAWNESSGSTVSMRSKEEEKDYRYFREADIPPLEVSDWKETLDIPELPDARRERFRDEYGLSEEAASKLTSTKQVADFFEDVATEYDPALAATWVADNLLGELNYRGMAITEIEGRFDEFTRLVELVAEDEITEKNAREVVLREMLDEEKSPDAVVEEHDLGKTSGSEVEAAVEAAIEENPDAVEDYEDGDEGALNFLVGQVMQKTGGSADPGQVNELLREHL, via the coding sequence ATGAGTACGCAGGCCGCCGAAACGGATCTCCAGTCGGTCATCGGGCTGGAAGTCCACGTCCAACTCGAAACGGACACCAAGATCTTCTGTTCGTGTTCGACGGACACCGCGGACGCGGAGCCGAACACCCACACGTGTCCCGTCTGTCTCGGCCTCCCGGGCGCGCTCCCCGTCCTCAACGAGGCGGCCGTCGAATCCGCCGTCCGCCTCGGGAAAGCCCTCCACTCGGACATCCCCGAACGCACCCGGTTCCACCGGAAGAACTACTTCTACCCCGACCTCCCGAAGGGCTTCCAGATAACGCAGTACGACGCCCCTATCTGCGACGGCGGCGAACTCGAAATCAGCCACGAGGACAGCCGGCGCACCATCGAACTCGAACGCGCCCACCTCGAAGAAGACCCGGGCAGCCTCCAGCACGTCGGCGGCAGCATCGAAACCGCGGACTACACCAAAGTGGACTACAACCGCGCCGGCACGCCCCTGATGGAGATCGTCACGAAGCCCGACTTCCGCGAACCCGGGGAAGCGCGGGCGTTCCTCGCGAAACTCGAAGAAGTCCTGGAGTACCTCGGCATCTACGACTCCGGCTGGGACGGCAGCCTCCGCGTGGACGCGAACATCTCGATGATGGAGTCCGCCGAGTTCGACGACGAGGGCCGGCCGAGCGAGGAGGCGCTCGCGGCCGCGAACCGCACCGAAGTGAAGAACATCTCCAGCCACCGGGGCGCGGAGTCCGCGCTGTCCTACGAAATCGCCCGCCAGCGCAACCTCCTGAAGCGCGGCCGCGCGGTCGAACAGGAGACTCGCGCGTGGAACGAGTCCTCGGGGTCGACAGTGTCAATGCGCTCGAAGGAAGAAGAAAAAGACTACCGGTACTTCCGGGAGGCCGACATCCCGCCCCTCGAGGTCTCGGACTGGAAGGAGACACTCGACATCCCCGAACTGCCGGACGCGCGCCGCGAGCGCTTCCGGGACGAGTACGGCCTCTCCGAGGAGGCGGCGTCGAAGCTCACGTCCACGAAGCAGGTCGCGGACTTCTTCGAGGACGTGGCGACCGAGTACGACCCCGCGCTCGCCGCGACCTGGGTCGCGGACAACCTCCTCGGCGAACTCAACTACCGCGGCATGGCCATCACGGAAATCGAGGGCCGGTTCGACGAGTTCACGCGCCTCGTCGAACTCGTCGCCGAGGACGAGATCACGGAGAAGAACGCCCGCGAGGTCGTGCTGCGCGAGATGCTGGACGAGGAGAAGTCGCCGGACGCGGTTGTCGAGGAGCACGACCTCGGGAAGACCTCGGGGAGCGAGGTCGAGGCCGCCGTCGAGGCGGCTATCGAGGAGAACCCGGACGCGGTCGAGGACTACGAGGACGGCGACGAGGGCGCGCTCAACTTCCTCGTCGGGCAGGTGATGCAGAAGACGGGCGGGAGCGCCGACCCCGGCCAGGTGAACGAACTGCTGCGCGAACACCTGTAG
- the smc gene encoding chromosome segregation protein SMC, translating to MYIDEIVLENFKSFGRTTRIPFYEDFTTISGPNGSGKSNIIDAVLFALGLARTRGMRAEKLTDLIYNPSHDGDADAGGPREASVEVVLNNEERTLSRSQVVNAAGSDDVGDVDTVSVRRRVKRTEDNYYSYYYLNGRSVNLSDIQDLLAQAGVTPEGYNVVMQGDVTGIINMTAGERREIIDEIAGVAEFDAKKADAYEELDVVEERIDEADLRIEEKENRLEQLSAERETALEYQELREEKSEYEGYVQAAELAEKRESLAEYEGEVETWTERLDTLQGELDTRRGRVERLEDELDELNAEIERKGEDEQLELKREIEEVKGEIGRLEDQIEAAEERVEEAESTRRQAFVEIDRKQEQIDDLEEEIRDIKVEKASLKTDVQAKQEELASIEDEIASIDTEFDELKAELDSKKSELEDAKAARNDLQREKDRLLDEARRRSSEVSEVEAELDEARESLPEFDAKLDDLRSELEKAKKNAAQIEDVVADLKQEKSELQDDLADVEDDLSGAQEEYARLEAQADESGDSSYGRAVSTILNADREGVHGTVAQLGGVPGEYATAAETAAGGRLANVVVDDDSVGQQCIEFLKSRNAGRATFLPITKMQNRSLPRKPSDPGVVDFAYNLVKFDQQYAPVFSYVLGSTLVVEDMETAREFMGDYRMVTLDGDLVEKSGAMTGGSRSGSRYSFSKTGTGQLERVATRINKLEDERRSIREDVRDVEERLDAARDRQSDAKDQVRAIESDIERVEGEREETEERIDSLEDRLAEIEGEREEVDERMQELEGELDETNDEIAAIQADIDELEAELADSRIPELTAEKEDIEDEIDGLEDEIDDLDGELNSLQLEKQYAEEAIEDRHDDIEAAQNKKAEQEERIRELEEKIDDQRDLLGEKEAAVEDLEGELADLKSEREGLQAELKEAQSDRDEYQSKVDNAKSELERAESAVARLEREIEELEAAVGEFDPDDVPDLDEVEARISELDAEMEALEPVNMLAIEEYDEVEADLDDLREKRETLVAEADGIRERIESYESQKREAFMDAFEEIDEQFQRIFSRLSDGSGELVLEDEDDPFEGGLTMKAQPGDKPVQRLDAMSGGEKSLTALAFIFAIQRYNPAPFYALDEVDAFLDAVNADRVGEMVDELAGDAQFIVVSHRSAMLERSERAIGVTMQENNVSAVTGIDLTGQRAEASGDD from the coding sequence ATGTACATCGACGAAATCGTCCTCGAGAACTTCAAGAGCTTCGGGCGAACCACCAGAATCCCGTTCTACGAGGACTTCACTACCATCAGCGGCCCGAACGGCAGCGGGAAATCGAACATCATCGACGCCGTGCTGTTCGCGCTCGGTCTCGCCCGGACGCGCGGGATGCGCGCGGAGAAACTCACCGACCTCATCTACAACCCGAGCCACGACGGCGACGCGGACGCGGGCGGGCCGCGCGAGGCGAGCGTCGAGGTCGTGCTGAACAACGAGGAGCGCACGCTCTCCCGGTCGCAGGTCGTGAACGCCGCCGGCAGCGACGACGTGGGCGACGTGGACACCGTCTCAGTCCGGCGGCGCGTGAAGCGCACTGAAGACAACTACTACTCCTATTACTACCTGAACGGCCGGTCGGTGAACCTCTCCGACATCCAGGACTTGCTCGCGCAGGCGGGCGTCACCCCAGAGGGGTACAACGTCGTGATGCAGGGCGACGTGACCGGCATCATCAACATGACCGCGGGCGAGCGCCGCGAAATCATCGACGAGATCGCGGGCGTCGCGGAGTTCGACGCGAAGAAGGCGGACGCGTACGAGGAGCTCGACGTCGTCGAGGAGCGAATCGACGAGGCCGACCTCCGTATCGAGGAGAAGGAGAACCGCCTCGAACAGCTCTCTGCGGAGCGCGAGACGGCGCTCGAATACCAAGAGCTCCGCGAGGAGAAGTCCGAGTACGAGGGCTACGTGCAGGCCGCCGAGTTGGCGGAGAAGCGCGAGTCGCTCGCGGAGTACGAGGGCGAGGTCGAAACGTGGACGGAGCGCCTCGATACGCTCCAGGGCGAACTCGACACGCGCCGCGGGCGAGTGGAGCGCCTCGAAGACGAACTGGACGAGCTGAACGCGGAAATCGAGCGGAAAGGCGAGGACGAGCAGCTCGAACTCAAACGCGAGATCGAGGAGGTGAAGGGCGAAATCGGCCGTCTGGAAGACCAGATCGAGGCCGCAGAGGAGCGCGTCGAGGAAGCGGAGTCGACGCGCCGACAGGCGTTCGTCGAAATCGACCGGAAGCAGGAGCAGATAGACGACCTCGAAGAAGAAATTCGCGACATCAAGGTCGAGAAGGCGTCGCTGAAGACGGACGTGCAGGCGAAGCAGGAGGAGCTCGCGTCCATCGAGGACGAAATCGCGTCCATAGACACGGAGTTCGACGAACTCAAGGCCGAACTCGATTCGAAGAAATCGGAGTTGGAGGACGCGAAGGCGGCGCGAAACGACCTCCAGCGGGAGAAAGACCGCCTGCTGGACGAGGCGCGCCGGCGGTCGAGCGAGGTCTCCGAGGTGGAGGCGGAGTTGGACGAGGCGCGCGAGTCGCTGCCGGAGTTCGACGCGAAGCTCGACGACCTCCGGTCGGAGCTGGAGAAGGCGAAGAAGAACGCCGCGCAGATCGAGGACGTGGTCGCCGACCTCAAACAGGAGAAATCGGAACTCCAGGACGACCTCGCGGACGTGGAGGACGACCTCTCCGGCGCGCAGGAGGAGTACGCGCGCCTCGAGGCGCAGGCGGACGAGTCCGGGGACTCCTCGTACGGCCGCGCGGTGTCCACGATTCTGAACGCCGACCGGGAGGGCGTGCACGGGACGGTCGCCCAGCTGGGCGGCGTGCCCGGCGAGTACGCGACCGCCGCGGAGACCGCCGCGGGCGGCCGGCTCGCGAACGTCGTGGTGGACGACGACAGCGTCGGCCAGCAGTGCATCGAGTTCCTGAAGTCGCGAAACGCGGGCCGCGCGACCTTCCTCCCAATCACGAAGATGCAGAACCGCTCACTCCCCCGAAAACCGAGCGACCCTGGCGTGGTGGACTTCGCGTACAACCTCGTGAAGTTCGACCAGCAGTACGCGCCCGTCTTCTCGTACGTCCTCGGGAGCACGCTCGTCGTGGAGGACATGGAGACCGCCCGCGAGTTCATGGGCGACTATCGGATGGTCACGCTGGACGGCGACCTCGTGGAGAAGTCGGGCGCGATGACCGGCGGCAGTCGGTCCGGCAGCCGGTACTCCTTCTCCAAGACGGGGACGGGCCAACTGGAGCGCGTCGCCACCCGCATCAACAAACTGGAGGACGAACGCCGGAGCATCCGGGAGGACGTGCGCGACGTGGAGGAGCGCCTCGACGCGGCGCGCGACCGGCAGTCCGACGCGAAAGACCAGGTGCGCGCCATCGAGTCCGACATCGAGCGCGTCGAGGGCGAGCGCGAGGAGACCGAGGAGCGCATCGACAGCCTTGAAGACCGCCTCGCGGAAATCGAGGGCGAGCGCGAGGAGGTCGACGAGCGGATGCAGGAACTCGAAGGCGAGCTGGACGAGACGAACGATGAAATCGCCGCGATCCAGGCGGACATCGACGAGCTCGAAGCCGAGCTCGCGGACTCCCGCATCCCCGAACTCACCGCTGAGAAGGAGGACATCGAGGACGAAATCGACGGGCTGGAGGACGAAATCGACGACCTCGACGGCGAACTGAACAGCCTCCAGTTGGAGAAGCAGTACGCGGAGGAGGCAATCGAAGACCGGCACGACGACATCGAGGCCGCGCAGAACAAGAAGGCCGAGCAGGAAGAGCGCATCCGCGAGTTAGAGGAGAAGATAGACGACCAGCGCGACCTCCTCGGAGAGAAGGAGGCCGCGGTCGAGGACTTAGAGGGCGAACTCGCCGACCTCAAGTCCGAGCGCGAGGGCCTGCAGGCGGAGTTGAAGGAAGCGCAGTCCGACCGCGACGAGTACCAGTCGAAGGTCGACAACGCGAAGAGCGAACTGGAGCGCGCGGAGAGCGCGGTCGCGCGGCTGGAACGCGAAATCGAGGAGCTCGAAGCCGCGGTCGGCGAGTTCGACCCCGATGACGTGCCCGACCTGGACGAGGTCGAGGCGCGCATCAGCGAACTGGACGCCGAGATGGAGGCGCTGGAGCCGGTGAACATGCTCGCCATCGAGGAGTACGACGAGGTCGAGGCCGACCTCGACGACCTCCGAGAGAAGCGCGAGACGCTCGTCGCGGAGGCCGACGGCATCCGCGAGCGCATCGAGTCCTACGAGTCCCAGAAGCGAGAGGCGTTCATGGACGCGTTCGAGGAGATAGACGAGCAGTTCCAGCGCATCTTCAGCCGGCTCTCCGACGGCTCGGGCGAGCTCGTTCTCGAAGACGAGGACGACCCGTTCGAGGGCGGGTTGACGATGAAAGCGCAGCCCGGCGACAAGCCCGTGCAGCGCCTCGACGCGATGAGCGGCGGGGAGAAGTCGCTGACGGCGCTCGCGTTCATCTTCGCCATCCAGCGGTACAACCCCGCGCCGTTCTACGCGCTGGACGAGGTGGACGCGTTCCTCGACGCCGTGAACGCCGACCGGGTCGGGGAGATGGTGGACGAACTCGCGGGCGACGCGCAGTTCATCGTCGTCAGCCACCGCTCCGCGATGCTCGAACGCTCCGAGCGCGCCATCGGCGTGACGATGCAGGAGAACAACGTCTCCGCCGTCACGGGCATCGACCTCACCGGCCAGCGCGCGGAAGCGAGCGGTGACGACTGA
- a CDS encoding ScpA family protein, protein MSENPEDALAIAGHEDREPPAGAKSDATDRFDGGDAPAGEGDEEEVEPVELLVQLAREGEIEPWDIDIVDVTDAFLDRLDEADLRTSGRALFYASVLLRMKSDALLDPDEPDDPEEPEPAPWDAPEGGDGPPGFDPVDALEAEMDRRLERKDARGTPETLDELVRSLREAERGSWWKESRTYDTDSSPQGFQRGTQTLDYHTGDDMRLDDEPTQADALGTAHEEDIEATIEDVEGALGERFDRGRNEVLYEEVANAGGTRVETFLALLFLAHRGSVYLEQDELFDDLWVSRA, encoded by the coding sequence ATGAGTGAGAACCCGGAGGACGCGCTCGCCATCGCCGGCCACGAGGATCGAGAGCCGCCCGCGGGCGCAAAATCGGACGCGACCGACCGCTTCGACGGCGGCGACGCCCCCGCGGGAGAAGGCGACGAGGAGGAAGTCGAACCGGTCGAACTGCTCGTGCAGTTGGCGAGAGAGGGCGAGATAGAGCCGTGGGACATCGACATCGTGGACGTGACGGACGCGTTCCTCGACCGGCTGGACGAGGCCGACCTCCGCACGTCCGGCCGGGCGTTGTTCTACGCGAGCGTCCTCTTGCGCATGAAGTCGGACGCGCTCCTGGATCCGGACGAACCCGACGATCCCGAGGAGCCGGAACCCGCGCCGTGGGACGCGCCCGAGGGCGGCGACGGCCCGCCCGGGTTCGACCCCGTGGACGCGCTGGAGGCAGAGATGGATCGCCGGCTCGAACGCAAGGACGCCCGCGGAACGCCGGAGACGCTGGACGAGCTCGTCCGCTCGCTCCGGGAGGCCGAACGCGGGTCGTGGTGGAAGGAATCCCGAACGTACGACACGGACTCCTCCCCGCAGGGGTTCCAGCGGGGCACGCAGACGCTCGACTACCACACGGGCGACGACATGCGGCTGGACGACGAGCCCACACAGGCGGACGCGCTCGGCACCGCTCACGAGGAGGACATCGAGGCGACTATCGAGGACGTGGAGGGCGCGCTCGGCGAGCGGTTCGACCGCGGGCGGAACGAAGTGCTCTACGAGGAGGTCGCGAACGCGGGCGGCACGCGGGTGGAGACGTTCCTCGCGCTTCTCTTCCTCGCGCACCGCGGGAGCGTCTACCTGGAACAGGACGAGCTGTTCGACGACCTCTGGGTCAGTCGAGCGTGA
- the mtnP gene encoding S-methyl-5'-thioadenosine phosphorylase, whose amino-acid sequence MIGFIGGSGIYEALPLSNVTEHEVSTPYGEPSAPVTVGEFGDTGTEVAFLPRHGPDHQREPTNLPYRANIYALKELGVERVLASNAVGSLREDLPPQTLVVPDQIFDRTKHRDASFFGDGIVVHQPFAEPYCPHMVDHLHDAATEATDADAEKGGTYVCIEGPQYSTKAESEFYRAQGWDLVGMTAIPEAKLAREAEMCYATVAGVTDYDVWKDDSEVTLEEVLENAAANETAIKRTIEHAIETLPDSRECDCGHSLEGTVNTPTDAIPPETRERVELFVGDYL is encoded by the coding sequence ATGATCGGCTTCATCGGCGGGAGCGGTATCTACGAGGCGCTCCCGCTGTCGAACGTCACGGAACACGAGGTGTCGACGCCGTACGGCGAACCGAGCGCGCCCGTCACGGTCGGCGAGTTCGGTGATACGGGAACCGAGGTCGCGTTCCTGCCGCGGCACGGCCCCGATCACCAGCGCGAACCGACGAACCTCCCCTACCGCGCGAACATCTACGCGCTCAAGGAACTCGGCGTCGAGCGCGTGCTCGCGTCGAACGCCGTCGGCAGCCTCCGCGAGGACTTGCCGCCGCAGACGCTCGTCGTTCCCGACCAGATCTTCGACCGCACGAAACACCGCGACGCTTCCTTCTTCGGGGACGGCATCGTCGTCCACCAGCCGTTCGCGGAGCCGTACTGTCCGCACATGGTCGACCACCTCCACGACGCCGCGACCGAGGCGACGGACGCCGACGCGGAGAAGGGCGGGACGTACGTCTGCATCGAGGGCCCGCAGTACTCCACGAAGGCCGAATCCGAGTTCTACCGCGCGCAGGGCTGGGATCTCGTCGGGATGACGGCGATTCCGGAGGCGAAGCTCGCGCGTGAGGCCGAGATGTGTTACGCGACTGTCGCCGGCGTCACGGACTACGACGTGTGGAAGGACGACAGCGAGGTCACGCTCGAAGAAGTCTTAGAGAACGCCGCGGCGAACGAGACGGCTATCAAGCGAACCATCGAGCACGCTATCGAGACGCTGCCCGACTCGCGCGAGTGCGACTGCGGGCACAGCCTCGAGGGCACGGTGAACACGCCGACGGACGCCATTCCCCCGGAGACCCGGGAGCGCGTGGAACTCTTCGTCGGCGACTACCTCTAA
- a CDS encoding CopG family ribbon-helix-helix protein: protein MRTSFNIPDEVVAEFDRVWQDEGLANRSRAVREAMQEYVEAHDRLEAMSGEVVALVGFDYRHHEVIEELHGVQHEYQDVILNTSHTHQGEWCLESLFCRGDVARVRELTYRLRDFDGVRRVKHMLIRAD from the coding sequence ATGCGGACGAGTTTCAACATCCCGGACGAGGTGGTCGCGGAGTTCGACCGCGTCTGGCAGGACGAGGGGTTGGCGAACCGCTCGCGGGCGGTCAGGGAGGCGATGCAGGAGTACGTCGAGGCGCACGACCGACTGGAGGCGATGTCGGGCGAGGTGGTGGCGCTCGTCGGGTTCGATTACCGCCACCACGAGGTCATCGAGGAACTCCACGGCGTCCAGCACGAGTACCAGGACGTGATACTGAACACGAGCCACACCCATCAGGGCGAGTGGTGTCTCGAATCCCTGTTCTGCCGGGGTGACGTGGCGCGCGTCCGCGAACTCACCTATCGGCTCCGGGACTTCGACGGCGTGCGCCGCGTGAAACACATGCTGATTCGCGCCGACTAG